A single genomic interval of Lacrimispora sphenoides JCM 1415 harbors:
- a CDS encoding Spo0E family sporulation regulatory protein-aspartic acid phosphatase, with the protein MMMSKEELIHDIEEARERLNKSIDHDDEDVIYHRSVELDKLIERYIAAGY; encoded by the coding sequence ATGATGATGTCAAAAGAAGAGTTAATACACGATATTGAAGAAGCAAGAGAAAGATTAAATAAAAGCATTGATCATGATGATGAAGATGTTATTTATCACAGGAGTGTAGAACTGGATAAATTGATTGAACGATATATTGCCGCAGGCTACTGA